A region from the Anoplolepis gracilipes chromosome 2, ASM4749672v1, whole genome shotgun sequence genome encodes:
- the Dnaaf6 gene encoding dynein axonemal assembly factor 6: MDGCFGPRDLQALQNLICPAKDDSDVEDDLPQAAARKLGPGDIDASSDPSQDLAATGPHAPLKGAGDDIWHPSEALDTRNAQDYDPRQMPEYEMKFKQAVTAEDVYLGMSFKTPSTASCEWLSVLVKLPQETREKVELSVESEAIDVRSSRYRLHLPTPHPVDPNASSAKWHNDTSTLEITLRLARELDNVNF, encoded by the exons ATGGATGGTTGCTTCGGTCCGAGGGATTTGCAGGCGTTACAGAATTTAATCTGCCCGGCCAAGGATGATTCCGACGTGGAGGACGATTTACCGCAAGCGGCCGCGAGAAAGTTAG gACCGGGTGATATCGACGCCTCGAGCGATCCTTCCCAGGATCTTGCAGCAACAGGACCACATGCGCCGCTTAAAGGTGCCGGCGATGATATTTGGCATCCCTCGGAAGCACTTGATACTCGAAATGCGCAGGATTATGATCCCAGACAGATGCCCGAATACGAGATGAAGTTCAAACAAGCAGTGACGGCGGAGGATGTTTATCTGgga ATGAGCTTTAAAACGCCAAGTACGGCATCCTGCGAATGGCTGTCGGTGTTGGTGAAATTGCCTCAGGAAACGCGGGAAAAGGTGGAGCTCTCCGTGGAATCCGAAGCGATCGACGTGCGCAGCTCAAG ATATCGGCTGCATCTACCGACACCGCATCCGGTGGATCCCAACGCGTCCTCCGCCAAATGGCACAATGACACTTCTACTCTGGAGATCACCCTGAGGCTTGCGCGCGAACTGGATAACGTGAACTTTTGA